Proteins encoded together in one Vibrio lentus window:
- a CDS encoding DUF368 domain-containing protein, whose translation MNYLSTFFKGMAMGAADVVPGVSGGTIAFITGIYDTLLESIRRINPSVLGLWKREGFKAAFNHINGFFLISLFAGVFTSIATFAKLISWLLVTHPVPLWSFFFGLILVSVFHILKQVEKRDMIRFVFLLLGVAFAYSITVLKPLQMEPTSINLLIAGAIAICAMILPGISGSFILLLIGMYSPVLGAVKEFQIDVLALFLSGCVLGLLTFSHVLSWLLRSFRDFTLVFLTGLMIGTLPKIWPWKETISWRTNSKGEQVPLIQENLSPFDFEAVTSQPSQLVLAIVMMLVAIALVLGLEKFAERNAD comes from the coding sequence ATGAACTACTTAAGTACTTTTTTCAAAGGCATGGCAATGGGCGCAGCCGACGTTGTCCCTGGCGTGTCGGGCGGAACCATCGCATTCATCACTGGTATTTACGATACGCTGCTAGAAAGCATTCGCAGAATTAACCCTAGCGTTCTTGGCTTATGGAAACGCGAAGGCTTCAAAGCTGCGTTTAACCACATCAACGGATTTTTCCTGATTTCACTGTTCGCTGGCGTTTTCACCAGTATTGCGACATTCGCAAAACTGATTTCTTGGTTATTGGTCACGCACCCGGTTCCTTTGTGGTCGTTCTTCTTTGGCCTTATCCTGGTGTCGGTTTTCCATATTCTTAAGCAAGTAGAAAAGCGCGATATGATTCGATTCGTATTTTTGCTGCTTGGTGTTGCCTTCGCTTATAGCATTACTGTGCTTAAGCCTCTGCAAATGGAGCCAACGAGTATAAACCTGCTGATTGCGGGCGCGATTGCGATATGTGCCATGATCTTACCTGGTATCTCCGGCAGCTTTATTCTATTACTGATAGGCATGTACAGCCCTGTGTTAGGTGCCGTAAAAGAGTTCCAAATCGATGTGCTTGCGCTATTTCTTAGCGGCTGTGTGCTTGGGCTATTAACCTTCTCACACGTACTTTCATGGCTACTACGCTCATTCCGCGATTTCACATTGGTGTTCTTAACCGGTTTGATGATTGGCACGCTACCTAAGATCTGGCCTTGGAAAGAGACCATCAGCTGGCGCACTAACTCAAAAGGTGAACAAGTTCCTCTGATTCAAGAAAACCTATCGCCATTCGACTTTGAAGCAGTGACCTCTCAGCCTTCTCAGTTGGTGTTGGCAATTGTGATGATGCTTGTAGCGATTGCTCTGGTCCTTGGGTTAGAGAAATTTGCAGAGCGCAACGCGGACTAG
- a CDS encoding SCO family protein has translation MSRNWSLALVVAFVLGFGVKSYLDGQNEVQEQHAAKQEFSATTLFGKDNQPTKIFDQTDDRIRIVYFGFTRCPDVCPTSLAMLAGALNQVSDEAKAKIRPMFVSLDPERDAAEASYEYAQYFHPMMEGLSGPLDVTTTLAHNYGVIFRKTKLEGSELEYTLDHSSYFYFLKPDGTLITKVPHTLTPAPIVEAINKLTQ, from the coding sequence ATGAGTAGAAATTGGTCGTTAGCATTGGTTGTCGCTTTTGTACTTGGCTTTGGTGTCAAAAGCTATCTTGATGGACAAAACGAAGTTCAAGAACAACACGCAGCAAAACAAGAGTTCTCCGCAACGACTCTTTTCGGCAAGGACAACCAGCCAACGAAAATCTTTGACCAAACCGATGACAGAATTCGTATCGTTTACTTCGGTTTCACACGTTGCCCAGATGTCTGCCCGACTTCTTTGGCGATGTTAGCCGGAGCACTTAACCAAGTCTCTGACGAAGCAAAAGCGAAAATTCGCCCGATGTTTGTTTCGCTTGATCCTGAACGTGATGCAGCAGAAGCCTCTTACGAATACGCGCAATACTTCCATCCAATGATGGAAGGGTTAAGTGGCCCGTTAGATGTAACAACAACGCTTGCGCATAACTACGGTGTTATTTTCAGAAAAACAAAGCTTGAAGGTTCAGAGTTGGAATACACCCTCGACCACAGCTCATATTTTTATTTTTTAAAGCCCGACGGCACACTGATTACCAAAGTGCCGCATACGTTAACGCCAGCGCCAATTGTTGAGGCCATCAACAAATTGACGCAGTAA
- a CDS encoding copper chaperone PCu(A)C, whose protein sequence is MKLKALALAGLLLAPLAHAKGDIMVHDAYARATPPSAVNSAVFTTLMNHSDKERSIVAATTPAAGKVELHDVIMDGDVMKMRQVQQITIPANGEAVLKPGSLHIMLFDLASSLKEGEKIEMTLTYANGETQTFDAPVKKVMSGMKKMDHDHH, encoded by the coding sequence ATGAAGTTAAAAGCTCTTGCTCTAGCAGGCTTACTGCTTGCACCTCTTGCTCATGCTAAAGGTGACATTATGGTTCACGACGCTTACGCTCGCGCAACACCACCTTCAGCGGTCAACAGCGCTGTTTTCACCACCCTAATGAACCACAGCGATAAAGAACGCTCTATCGTAGCGGCAACGACACCTGCAGCAGGTAAAGTAGAACTTCATGATGTCATCATGGATGGCGATGTAATGAAAATGCGCCAAGTTCAGCAGATCACGATCCCTGCAAATGGTGAAGCGGTACTTAAACCGGGCAGCCTACACATCATGTTATTCGATCTAGCAAGCAGCTTAAAAGAAGGCGAGAAAATCGAAATGACACTGACTTACGCAAACGGTGAAACTCAGACATTCGATGCACCAGTGAAGAAAGTAATGAGCGGCATGAAAAAGATGGATCACGATCATCACTAA
- the rsgA gene encoding ribosome small subunit-dependent GTPase A: MNSQTAFSHPMSLQQLGWQPVFQQQLTLEDYDNSVIARITAHHRSGYTLASEQGEIVLPVHQNQPAMTVGDWVILNAELQFDRLLERQSIFSRKAAGSRVAEQYISANIDTVFIVVSLNNDFNLSRIERYLALANEAQVEAVIVLTKKDLCDDYEDKVQQVQSLDSMLMIEAVNSLDQDSTQVLSPWCKTGKTVALMGSSGVGKSTLVNSLLGDFQQATGGIREDDSKGRHTTTSRSLHLLSSGGLLLDTPGMRELQLADCAEGVSETFSDVEELAMHCRFSDCSHESEPGCAIRRAIESGELSERRFSNYEKLLREQARNGASLAEQRASSKQLSKMYKTVQSESRNIKKSSK, from the coding sequence ATGAATTCACAAACAGCATTTTCTCATCCAATGTCACTTCAACAGCTTGGATGGCAACCTGTATTTCAGCAACAACTGACACTCGAAGACTATGACAACTCCGTCATTGCTCGTATTACCGCACACCATCGCAGCGGCTATACTCTGGCGTCAGAACAAGGCGAAATCGTTCTACCCGTTCATCAAAACCAGCCAGCAATGACGGTTGGAGACTGGGTGATATTAAACGCTGAGCTACAATTCGACCGCTTGCTAGAACGTCAGTCGATCTTCAGCCGTAAAGCGGCGGGCAGTCGCGTAGCAGAACAGTACATTTCAGCCAATATCGATACCGTGTTTATCGTGGTCTCGTTAAACAATGACTTTAATCTGAGCCGCATCGAACGCTATCTAGCGCTCGCCAACGAAGCGCAGGTTGAAGCGGTTATCGTCCTCACTAAGAAAGACTTGTGTGACGACTACGAAGACAAAGTACAACAAGTGCAAAGCTTAGATTCGATGTTGATGATCGAAGCGGTGAACAGCCTAGACCAAGACTCGACTCAAGTATTGTCGCCTTGGTGTAAAACAGGCAAGACCGTTGCTTTAATGGGTTCATCCGGTGTAGGTAAATCGACCTTGGTCAACTCGTTGCTTGGTGACTTTCAGCAAGCTACTGGTGGCATTCGAGAAGACGACAGTAAAGGTCGCCACACGACAACATCACGATCATTGCATTTATTGTCATCTGGAGGCTTGTTGTTAGATACACCGGGAATGCGTGAGCTACAACTCGCCGATTGTGCCGAGGGTGTAAGTGAAACATTTTCCGATGTGGAAGAGTTAGCCATGCATTGTCGCTTCTCTGATTGCAGCCATGAGTCAGAACCAGGATGCGCAATACGCAGAGCCATTGAAAGCGGTGAGCTTTCTGAAAGACGATTCTCTAACTATGAGAAGCTACTCAGAGAGCAAGCAAGAAATGGAGCGTCATTGGCAGAACAGAGAGCGAGCAGTAAACAGCTTTCTAAAATGTACAAAACCGTGCAATCAGAGAGCCGTAATATCAAGAAATCGTCTAAATAG